One stretch of Clavibacter michiganensis DNA includes these proteins:
- a CDS encoding GtrA family protein has translation MTALLGDRRVRFLIAGLLNTGLDFVLLNALILAAHMPVLAANLISVTVGITISYFLNHFFVFRHGEPVTIGRFLKFFAVTGFSSLLLQSGVIWLFERGFDTTFGRSLLMFGTSAEQEFLEINIAKATAVLIGLVWNFTLYRLVVFRAPAPVGEDATDDAGSPAVRQAASAD, from the coding sequence ATGACCGCACTCCTCGGCGACCGCCGCGTCCGCTTCCTCATCGCCGGCCTCCTCAACACGGGCCTCGACTTCGTGCTGCTCAACGCGCTGATCCTCGCGGCGCACATGCCCGTGCTCGCCGCGAACCTCATCTCGGTCACGGTCGGCATCACCATCTCCTACTTCCTCAACCACTTCTTCGTCTTCCGGCACGGCGAGCCCGTGACGATCGGCCGGTTCCTCAAGTTCTTCGCGGTCACGGGCTTCAGCTCGCTGCTGCTGCAGAGCGGCGTCATCTGGCTCTTCGAGCGCGGCTTCGACACGACCTTCGGTCGCTCGCTGCTGATGTTCGGCACGAGCGCGGAGCAGGAGTTCCTCGAGATCAACATCGCGAAGGCCACCGCGGTGCTCATCGGCCTCGTGTGGAACTTCACGCTGTACCGGCTCGTGGTGTTCCGCGCGCCGGCGCCCGTCGGCGAGGACGCGACCGACGACGCCGGCTCCCCCGCCGTGCGCCAGGCCGCGTCCGCCGACTGA
- a CDS encoding Nramp family divalent metal transporter — MTDLDTRGDVREPQESAKRWRIVGPGLVVAATGIGAGDLVATLVAGSRFGYALLWAAVLGVIIKIFLVEGAGRYSLATGKTIFEGWRTVGRWTTWYFGPYILVWGLVYGAAAMSSSALPLAALFPGVDLKVFAIACGLVGAVVVWFGRYSAFEKIIAVFVGLMFVTVVGAAIVTVPNVPALLTGLVPTIPEGGLVVALSIAGGVGGTITLAAYGYWLREKGWVAPGWMKVMRIDNSVAYVMSGVFVLSMLVVGAELLYSADIALADGEGGLVQLADVLGERYGAFMTWFFLLGFFATSFSSILGVWNGVSLMFADFLGTVRGLDVEDPRRRLGGSYYRAFILWLTIPPIGLLFLDQPIGLIIAYGVLGALFMPFLAITLLVLLNTDRTPRAWRNRPLSNTVMGLSALLFVVLGVQQLATEVGKLL; from the coding sequence ATGACCGACCTCGACACGCGCGGCGACGTCCGCGAACCCCAAGAGTCCGCGAAGCGGTGGCGCATCGTCGGGCCCGGCCTCGTCGTCGCGGCGACCGGCATCGGCGCGGGCGACCTCGTCGCGACCCTGGTGGCCGGATCCCGCTTCGGCTACGCCCTGCTCTGGGCCGCGGTCCTCGGCGTGATCATCAAGATCTTCCTCGTGGAGGGCGCCGGCCGGTACTCGCTCGCGACGGGCAAGACGATCTTCGAGGGCTGGCGCACCGTCGGCCGCTGGACCACCTGGTACTTCGGGCCGTACATCCTCGTCTGGGGCCTCGTCTACGGCGCCGCCGCGATGAGCTCCTCGGCCCTGCCGCTCGCGGCGCTCTTCCCGGGCGTGGACCTCAAGGTGTTCGCCATCGCGTGCGGCCTCGTGGGCGCGGTCGTCGTCTGGTTCGGCCGCTACTCCGCGTTCGAGAAGATCATCGCGGTGTTCGTCGGCCTGATGTTCGTGACCGTCGTGGGCGCCGCGATCGTCACCGTGCCGAACGTCCCCGCGCTCCTCACGGGCCTCGTGCCCACGATCCCCGAGGGCGGCCTCGTCGTCGCGCTCAGCATCGCGGGCGGCGTCGGCGGCACCATCACGCTCGCGGCGTACGGCTACTGGCTGCGCGAGAAGGGCTGGGTGGCGCCGGGCTGGATGAAGGTCATGCGCATCGACAACTCCGTCGCCTACGTGATGAGCGGCGTCTTCGTCCTCTCGATGCTCGTGGTCGGCGCGGAGCTCCTCTACTCCGCCGACATCGCGCTGGCCGACGGCGAGGGCGGGCTCGTGCAGCTCGCCGACGTGCTGGGGGAGCGCTACGGCGCCTTCATGACGTGGTTCTTCCTGCTCGGCTTCTTCGCCACGTCGTTCTCGTCGATCCTCGGCGTCTGGAACGGCGTCTCGCTCATGTTCGCCGACTTCCTCGGCACCGTCCGCGGGCTCGACGTCGAGGACCCGCGCCGTCGCCTCGGCGGCAGCTACTACCGCGCGTTCATCCTCTGGCTCACGATCCCGCCCATCGGCCTGCTGTTCCTCGACCAGCCGATCGGGCTGATCATCGCGTACGGCGTGCTGGGCGCCCTGTTCATGCCGTTCCTCGCGATCACCCTGCTCGTGCTGCTCAACACCGACCGCACGCCGCGCGCGTGGCGGAACCGGCCGCTCAGCAACACGGTCATGGGCCTCTCGGCGCTGCTGTTCGTGGTGCTCGGCGTGCAGCAGCTCGCCACGGAGGTCGGGAAGCTGCTGTAG
- a CDS encoding polyprenol monophosphomannose synthase: MSSLTIVIPTYEEARNVGELLPRLAAMAGENPDFRITAMIVDDSSPDGTADLARSLAPSVESDTFRVRVETRAEKAGLGAAYIWAFEKLLGSDEPPTHILQMDADLSHDPSYITEMLRRVRGGADLVVASRYIRGGATPDWNLKRRFLSVGGNLYTRLFLGSRITDYTGGFNLYETGLLRRITPSTITTTGYGFQIEMKQRALKQAKRPTEVAIVFMDRTEGESKIPSDTLVKNLLLVLQLRFGLRRG; this comes from the coding sequence TTGAGCAGTCTCACGATCGTGATCCCCACCTACGAGGAGGCGCGCAACGTCGGGGAGCTGCTGCCCCGCCTCGCGGCCATGGCGGGAGAGAACCCCGACTTCCGGATCACGGCCATGATCGTCGACGACTCCTCGCCCGACGGCACCGCCGACCTCGCCCGGTCGCTCGCGCCGAGCGTCGAGAGCGACACCTTCCGCGTCCGCGTCGAGACGCGCGCGGAGAAGGCCGGCCTCGGCGCCGCGTACATCTGGGCCTTCGAGAAGCTGCTCGGGTCCGACGAGCCGCCCACGCACATCCTGCAGATGGACGCCGACCTCTCGCACGACCCCTCCTACATCACGGAGATGCTGCGCCGGGTGCGCGGCGGGGCCGACCTCGTGGTCGCCTCGCGCTACATCCGCGGCGGGGCCACGCCCGACTGGAACCTCAAGCGCCGGTTCCTGAGCGTCGGCGGCAACCTCTACACGCGCCTCTTCCTCGGCTCGCGCATCACCGACTACACGGGCGGCTTCAACCTCTACGAGACCGGGCTGCTGCGCCGGATCACGCCGTCCACCATCACGACCACGGGCTACGGCTTCCAGATCGAGATGAAGCAGCGCGCGCTGAAGCAGGCGAAGCGGCCCACCGAGGTGGCGATCGTGTTCATGGACCGCACCGAGGGCGAGTCGAAGATCCCGAGCGACACGCTCGTGAAGAACCTGCTCCTCGTGCTCCAGCTGCGCTTCGGGCTGCGCCGGGGCTGA
- a CDS encoding apolipoprotein A1/A4/E family protein → MINRLLFLAGIGTGYVLGARAGRKRYEGIARTSRSVWSSEPVQRGVRQAQAVLDEKGPVVVERTVETAREVADFVGHAVQGAAVAVGRTAHTVGERIGTTTQDVAGRVGSTTQDIAGRVGDTAKDLGTRTADQTKHVVDRVGQQATEVGQRVAETAEDVRGRVVETAEEARTRVQATAEDLRERGEEAGRRAVFTAAEARDEALASFDDEDETGPVAIPTEAADADADADEQPAAATPAPAAAPAKPKAAAKKAAPKPKTTPKPTDAAHVPTPGDIAGSVHREEPAHAAPADDAAGTTPARTSADQDS, encoded by the coding sequence ATGATCAACCGTCTCCTCTTCCTCGCCGGCATCGGCACCGGATACGTCCTCGGCGCGCGCGCCGGGCGCAAGCGCTACGAGGGGATCGCCCGCACCTCGCGCTCCGTCTGGTCGAGCGAGCCCGTGCAGCGCGGCGTCCGCCAGGCGCAGGCCGTGCTCGACGAGAAGGGCCCCGTCGTCGTCGAGCGCACGGTCGAGACCGCCCGCGAGGTCGCGGACTTCGTCGGCCACGCCGTCCAGGGCGCCGCGGTCGCGGTCGGCCGCACCGCGCACACCGTGGGCGAGCGCATCGGCACCACCACGCAGGACGTCGCCGGCCGCGTCGGCAGCACCACGCAGGACATCGCGGGCCGGGTCGGCGACACCGCCAAGGACCTCGGCACCCGCACGGCCGACCAGACCAAGCACGTCGTCGACCGCGTCGGCCAGCAGGCCACCGAGGTCGGCCAGCGCGTCGCCGAGACCGCGGAGGACGTGCGCGGCCGCGTCGTCGAGACCGCCGAGGAGGCGCGCACGCGCGTCCAGGCCACGGCCGAGGACCTGCGCGAGCGCGGCGAGGAGGCCGGCCGCCGCGCCGTCTTCACCGCGGCCGAGGCGCGCGACGAGGCGCTCGCGTCGTTCGACGACGAGGACGAGACGGGCCCGGTCGCGATCCCGACCGAGGCCGCCGACGCGGACGCGGACGCGGACGAGCAGCCTGCCGCGGCGACGCCCGCCCCGGCCGCCGCACCCGCCAAGCCGAAGGCCGCCGCGAAGAAGGCCGCGCCGAAGCCGAAGACGACCCCGAAGCCCACCGACGCCGCGCACGTCCCCACGCCGGGCGACATCGCCGGATCCGTGCACCGCGAGGAGCCGGCCCACGCCGCCCCCGCCGATGACGCGGCCGGCACCACGCCGGCCCGCACGTCCGCCGATCAGGACTCCTGA
- a CDS encoding aspartate ammonia-lyase: protein MTPVSPNDDRIPTPDGHPVRTETDSLGSMDVPADAYWGIHTARALENFPISLRPLSVYPEFVVALAQVKQAAARANVQIGVLDARKAKQIDEVCTEIIAGHLHDQFVVGVIQGGAGTSTNMNTNEVIANRALERAGHALGDYQHMHPLDDVNRSQSTNDTYPTALKVALIHSLLQTLDELDLLRRAFLAKGAQFSQVLKVGRTQLQDAVPMTLGQEFHGFATTLEEDHARLGELVPLLSEINLGATAIGTGITADPNYAAAVRGHLSAITGYTLVTASDLIEATSDAGVFMTLSSTLKRGAIKLSKICNDLRLLSSGPQAGLGEINLPPRQAGSSIMPGKVNPVIPEVVNQVAFSIAGADVTVTMAAEGGQLQLNAFEPVIAHSLLQSLSWLRNAAKTLRVNCIDGITANTERLAAQVESSVGVVTALTPYIGYAASSSLAKTALMTSASIPDLVVEAGLMTRTQVEKILAPDRLSGLEPVTAAMSVITPEMLAAHAAEEGGQTD from the coding sequence GTGACCCCTGTCAGCCCGAACGACGACCGCATCCCGACCCCGGACGGCCACCCCGTCCGGACCGAGACCGACAGCCTGGGGAGCATGGACGTCCCCGCCGACGCGTACTGGGGGATCCACACGGCGCGCGCGCTCGAGAACTTCCCCATCAGCCTGCGGCCCTTGAGCGTCTACCCGGAGTTCGTGGTCGCGCTCGCGCAGGTGAAGCAGGCCGCGGCGCGCGCCAACGTGCAGATCGGCGTGCTCGACGCGCGGAAGGCGAAGCAGATCGACGAGGTCTGCACCGAGATCATCGCGGGGCACCTGCACGACCAGTTCGTGGTCGGCGTGATCCAGGGCGGCGCCGGCACGAGCACCAACATGAACACCAACGAGGTCATCGCGAACCGCGCCCTCGAGCGGGCCGGCCACGCGCTCGGCGACTACCAGCACATGCACCCGCTCGACGACGTGAACCGCAGCCAGTCGACGAACGACACGTACCCGACCGCGCTCAAGGTCGCCCTCATCCACTCGCTGCTGCAGACGCTCGACGAGCTCGACCTGCTGCGTCGCGCGTTCCTCGCGAAGGGCGCGCAGTTCTCGCAGGTGCTCAAGGTGGGGCGCACGCAGCTGCAGGACGCCGTGCCGATGACGCTCGGCCAGGAGTTCCACGGCTTCGCCACCACGCTGGAGGAGGACCACGCGCGGCTCGGCGAGCTCGTGCCGCTGCTGTCGGAGATCAACCTCGGCGCGACGGCGATCGGCACGGGCATCACGGCGGATCCGAACTACGCGGCCGCCGTGCGCGGGCACCTCAGCGCCATCACCGGCTACACGCTCGTGACCGCGAGCGACCTCATCGAGGCGACGAGCGACGCGGGCGTGTTCATGACCCTGTCCTCGACGCTCAAGCGCGGTGCCATCAAGCTCTCGAAGATCTGCAACGACCTGCGGCTGCTGTCGTCGGGTCCGCAGGCGGGGCTGGGCGAGATCAACCTGCCGCCGCGCCAGGCCGGGTCGAGCATCATGCCCGGCAAGGTCAACCCGGTGATCCCCGAGGTCGTCAACCAGGTCGCGTTCTCCATCGCGGGCGCCGACGTGACGGTGACCATGGCGGCCGAGGGCGGGCAGCTGCAGCTCAACGCGTTCGAGCCGGTCATCGCGCACTCGCTGCTGCAGTCGCTGAGCTGGTTGCGGAACGCGGCGAAGACGCTGCGCGTGAACTGCATCGACGGGATCACGGCCAACACCGAGCGGCTCGCGGCGCAGGTGGAGTCGTCGGTGGGCGTCGTCACGGCGCTCACGCCGTACATCGGTTACGCCGCGTCCTCCAGCCTCGCGAAGACGGCGCTCATGACGAGCGCGTCGATCCCGGACCTCGTCGTCGAGGCGGGGCTCATGACGCGGACGCAGGTGGAGAAGATCCTGGCGCCCGACCGGCTCTCGGGGCTGGAGCCCGTGACGGCGGCCATGTCCGTGATCACGCCGGAGATGCTCGCGGCCCACGCGGCCGAGGAGGGCGGGCAGACCGACTGA
- a CDS encoding NCS2 family permease, with translation MTEARTSSPAPETREGRGALDRFFEITKRGSTYAREIRGGVLTFVTMAYIVVLNPLILGGFSADAATLDVEGNWLRATQVGAATALTAGVMTILFGLVARLPFAFAAGLGINSFLAVSVVGEVTWPEAMGLVVINGLVIVLLATTGLRTLIFRAVPRELKTAITVGIGLFIAFIGFVDSGFVRGTGVPASPLALGIDGSIASLPTVVFILGLVIMGVLMARRVPGALLIGIVATTLIAIVVEQVFHIGPSNTSGATGWNLNAPVLPGAPVALPDLGLVGAFDFGAFGRIGIISSLMLVFTLVFTNFFDAMGTMTGLAKAADLSDERGDFPRLKGALVVEGFGAVAGGATSSSSNTVFIESASGIGEGARTGLASMVTGVLFLLAMFFTPLTQVVPLEVAAAALVIVGTLMASQIRDIVWTDFSVALPVFLTVLVMPLTYSIANGIGVGFLSWVLVRSFSGRVREVSPLLWVVSAGFLIFFARGPIEQLLGV, from the coding sequence ATGACCGAAGCGCGCACGTCGTCCCCTGCCCCCGAGACCCGCGAAGGGCGCGGCGCGCTCGACCGGTTCTTCGAGATCACGAAGCGCGGCTCGACCTACGCGCGCGAGATCCGCGGCGGCGTCCTCACCTTCGTGACGATGGCGTACATCGTCGTGCTCAACCCGCTGATCCTCGGCGGCTTCAGCGCGGATGCCGCGACGCTCGACGTCGAGGGCAACTGGCTGCGGGCCACGCAGGTGGGCGCCGCGACGGCCCTCACCGCGGGCGTCATGACGATCCTGTTCGGCCTCGTGGCGCGCCTCCCGTTCGCGTTCGCGGCGGGCCTCGGCATCAACTCCTTCCTCGCGGTCAGCGTGGTCGGCGAGGTCACGTGGCCCGAGGCGATGGGCCTCGTGGTCATCAACGGCCTCGTGATCGTGCTGCTCGCCACCACGGGCCTCCGCACCCTGATCTTCCGGGCCGTCCCGCGGGAGCTCAAGACCGCCATCACGGTGGGCATCGGCCTCTTCATCGCGTTCATCGGCTTCGTCGACTCCGGCTTCGTCCGCGGCACGGGCGTGCCCGCGTCGCCGCTCGCGCTCGGGATCGACGGCTCCATCGCGTCGCTGCCGACCGTCGTCTTCATCCTCGGCCTCGTGATCATGGGCGTGCTCATGGCCCGCCGCGTGCCGGGCGCGCTCCTCATCGGCATCGTCGCGACGACGCTCATCGCCATCGTCGTGGAGCAGGTCTTCCACATCGGCCCGTCGAACACCTCCGGCGCGACCGGCTGGAACCTCAACGCGCCCGTGCTGCCCGGCGCCCCCGTCGCGCTGCCCGACCTCGGCCTCGTCGGCGCGTTCGACTTCGGCGCGTTCGGCCGCATCGGGATCATCTCGAGCCTCATGCTCGTCTTCACGCTCGTGTTCACGAACTTCTTCGACGCCATGGGCACCATGACGGGCCTCGCCAAGGCGGCCGACCTCTCGGACGAGCGCGGTGACTTCCCCCGCCTCAAGGGCGCGCTGGTCGTCGAGGGCTTCGGCGCGGTCGCCGGCGGCGCCACCTCGAGCTCGTCGAACACGGTCTTCATCGAGTCGGCATCCGGCATCGGCGAGGGCGCCCGCACGGGCCTCGCGTCGATGGTCACGGGCGTGCTGTTCCTCCTGGCCATGTTCTTCACGCCGCTCACGCAGGTCGTGCCGCTCGAGGTCGCGGCCGCCGCGCTGGTGATCGTCGGCACGCTCATGGCGTCGCAGATCCGCGACATCGTGTGGACCGACTTCTCGGTCGCGCTGCCCGTGTTCCTCACCGTGCTCGTCATGCCGCTCACGTACTCGATCGCCAACGGCATCGGCGTCGGGTTCCTCTCCTGGGTGCTCGTGCGCTCGTTCTCGGGCCGCGTGCGCGAGGTCTCGCCGCTGCTCTGGGTCGTCTCCGCAGGCTTCCTGATCTTCTTCGCGCGCGGGCCCATCGAGCAGCTGCTGGGCGTCTGA
- a CDS encoding DUF429 domain-containing protein produces MRRFLGIDLAWAEGTAARPARETGLACIDASGRVLDLSTARGIDEVVAWVDRWEGPGAVAAVDGPLVVANATGSRLAEKEVASRYGRLGISAYPSNQGLPAQGAVALRRRLEDAGWEYDDGSGAARDADARTMLECYPYTTLVGAPELGFTGGKPRYKRLAPLLATAERRPHRAAEFRVVLEAVAGLAHADPPLDVTTHPRAAALVADGPALVERQHKHLEDLLDGLICAWTAAYWARHGRARSQVLGQADPVVDERGRRGTIIAPARPHQRAPGDPLFAPEG; encoded by the coding sequence ATGCGCCGCTTCCTCGGGATCGACCTCGCCTGGGCGGAGGGCACGGCGGCCCGCCCGGCGCGCGAGACGGGGCTCGCGTGCATCGACGCGTCCGGCCGCGTGCTGGACCTCTCGACGGCCCGCGGGATCGACGAGGTGGTCGCCTGGGTGGACCGCTGGGAGGGCCCCGGCGCGGTCGCCGCGGTCGACGGACCGCTCGTCGTCGCCAACGCCACGGGCAGCCGGCTCGCCGAGAAGGAGGTCGCGTCCCGATACGGGCGCCTCGGGATCTCCGCGTACCCGTCGAACCAGGGCCTGCCCGCGCAGGGCGCCGTCGCGCTCCGGCGGAGGCTGGAGGACGCGGGCTGGGAGTACGACGACGGATCCGGTGCCGCGCGCGACGCGGACGCCCGCACGATGCTCGAGTGCTACCCGTACACGACGCTCGTCGGCGCGCCCGAGCTCGGGTTCACGGGCGGGAAGCCGCGCTACAAGCGCCTCGCGCCGCTGCTCGCGACGGCGGAGCGCCGGCCGCATCGCGCGGCCGAGTTCCGCGTGGTGCTCGAGGCGGTCGCCGGGCTGGCGCACGCGGATCCCCCGCTCGACGTCACGACGCACCCGCGCGCGGCGGCGCTCGTCGCCGACGGCCCGGCGCTCGTGGAGCGGCAGCACAAGCACCTCGAGGACCTGCTCGACGGCCTCATCTGCGCCTGGACCGCCGCGTACTGGGCGAGGCACGGGCGCGCGCGCTCGCAGGTGCTGGGCCAGGCGGATCCGGTGGTCGACGAGCGCGGGCGGCGCGGCACGATCATCGCGCCGGCCCGGCCGCACCAGCGCGCGCCCGGCGATCCGCTGTTCGCGCCCGAGGGCTGA
- a CDS encoding carboxylesterase/lipase family protein has product MSPDAEHPTPAYDPSELDVQVTGGTVRGVRERGVEAWRGIPFAAPPRGDLRFRAPQPVVGWEGARFAQHFGKVAPQVSAGAFMGAPQGTPMGEDCLTVNVIAPSGLSPDAARVNRESQLRPVMVFIHGGAYVVGSSRENPVQGEGLVRQGGIVYVSFNYRLGALGYLDFSRYSTPERPIESNLGLRDQVQALQWVRDNIRAFGGDPDNVTVFGESAGGNAVTTLMAVPAAHGLFARAIAQSSPTNAVYPAEQTARWAEQFVGLLEDRAGRAPDDAEAVRLLTAASASTLAAAANELMVRTPDQEPGTITFSPVIDGDVLPERPLDAFKHGRAARVPLIIGTNEREGSLFTGRLDILATTPPRIEAVFAKTDEAHRAELAALYPGLPKRRAALDFGGDYAFWFPSIKVAERHARYAPVHFYRFDIAPRLVRLMGLDATHGLELFALFDRMDSMLGRGMTLLGGRRAFVAAGERMRIAWLRFAQDGSVDESWPAYVGGDDEAPGAGPSASAASGERATLVFDVVDRVEHDPHADRRVAWRDFVPHI; this is encoded by the coding sequence GTGAGCCCCGACGCCGAGCACCCCACCCCGGCGTACGACCCGTCGGAGCTCGACGTCCAGGTCACGGGCGGCACCGTCCGCGGCGTGCGCGAGCGAGGCGTCGAGGCCTGGCGCGGCATCCCCTTCGCGGCCCCGCCCCGCGGCGACCTCCGGTTCCGGGCGCCGCAGCCCGTCGTCGGCTGGGAGGGCGCGCGCTTCGCGCAGCACTTCGGCAAGGTAGCCCCGCAGGTCAGCGCGGGCGCCTTCATGGGCGCGCCGCAGGGCACGCCGATGGGGGAGGACTGCCTCACCGTCAACGTCATCGCGCCGTCCGGCCTCAGCCCCGACGCCGCGCGCGTGAACCGCGAGTCGCAGCTGCGGCCCGTCATGGTCTTCATCCACGGCGGCGCCTACGTCGTCGGATCCTCGCGCGAGAACCCCGTGCAGGGCGAGGGCCTCGTGCGCCAGGGCGGCATCGTCTACGTCAGCTTCAACTACCGGCTCGGCGCCCTCGGCTACCTCGACTTCAGCCGCTACTCGACGCCGGAGCGCCCCATCGAGTCGAACCTGGGCCTGCGCGACCAGGTGCAGGCGCTCCAGTGGGTGCGCGACAACATCCGCGCGTTCGGCGGGGACCCCGACAACGTCACGGTCTTCGGCGAGTCCGCGGGCGGCAACGCCGTCACGACCCTCATGGCCGTGCCCGCGGCGCACGGGCTCTTCGCCCGGGCCATCGCGCAGAGCTCGCCGACGAACGCCGTCTACCCGGCCGAGCAGACCGCGCGCTGGGCCGAGCAGTTCGTGGGACTCCTCGAGGACCGGGCGGGCCGCGCGCCCGACGACGCCGAGGCGGTCCGGCTGCTCACGGCCGCGAGCGCGTCCACGCTCGCCGCGGCGGCGAACGAGCTCATGGTGCGCACGCCCGACCAGGAGCCCGGCACCATCACGTTCAGCCCCGTCATCGACGGCGACGTGCTGCCGGAGCGCCCGCTCGACGCCTTCAAGCACGGGCGCGCGGCCCGGGTGCCGCTCATCATCGGCACGAACGAGCGCGAGGGATCCCTGTTCACCGGCCGTCTCGACATCCTCGCGACCACGCCGCCGCGCATCGAGGCCGTGTTCGCGAAGACCGACGAGGCGCACCGCGCGGAGCTGGCGGCCCTCTATCCCGGCCTCCCGAAGCGCCGGGCCGCCCTCGACTTCGGCGGCGACTACGCCTTCTGGTTCCCGTCGATCAAGGTCGCCGAGCGTCACGCCCGCTACGCGCCCGTGCACTTCTACCGCTTCGACATCGCCCCGCGCCTCGTGCGCCTCATGGGGCTCGACGCCACGCACGGCCTGGAGCTCTTCGCGCTGTTCGACCGCATGGACTCGATGCTCGGCCGCGGCATGACCCTCCTCGGCGGCCGGCGCGCGTTCGTCGCGGCCGGGGAGCGGATGCGCATCGCCTGGCTCCGCTTCGCGCAGGACGGCAGCGTCGACGAGTCCTGGCCCGCCTACGTGGGCGGCGACGACGAGGCGCCGGGCGCCGGCCCGTCGGCCTCCGCGGCGTCGGGGGAGCGCGCGACCCTCGTCTTCGACGTGGTCGACCGCGTCGAGCACGACCCGCACGCCGACCGCCGCGTCGCGTGGCGCGACTTCGTGCCGCACATCTGA
- a CDS encoding inorganic phosphate transporter, whose amino-acid sequence MDLTLIVVLVIALALFFDFTNGFHDTANAMATPIATGALKPRVAVAIAAVLNLVGAFLSTEVAKTVSGGIIREGDGGVQITPTMIFAGLMGAIVWNLVTWLRGLPSSSSHALFGGLIGAAVVGAGLGSVDFGVVLSKVILPALLAPAIAGLIAYTTTKLAYSITRRSSGPNERGGFRYGQIFTSSLVALAHGTNDAQKTMGIITLTLIAGGFQAAGSGPEFWVIAVCAVAIALGTYMGGWRIIRTMGSGLTEVKPAQGFSAEASTAATILASSHLGFALSTTQVASGSVIGSGLGRRGASVRWNTVGKIALGWLLTLPSAAIVGAIAAFVASTGTVGFVIDAVVGVAVIIWIFWRSRRNAVDARNAIVEVDAAGFAVRGRKATKAARKAREAA is encoded by the coding sequence GTGGATCTCACCCTCATCGTCGTCCTGGTCATCGCCCTGGCGCTGTTCTTCGACTTCACCAACGGCTTCCACGACACGGCGAACGCGATGGCCACCCCCATCGCGACAGGTGCGCTGAAGCCGCGGGTGGCCGTCGCCATCGCCGCGGTCCTCAACCTCGTGGGCGCGTTCCTCAGCACCGAGGTCGCGAAGACCGTCTCCGGCGGCATCATCCGCGAGGGCGACGGCGGCGTGCAGATCACGCCGACCATGATCTTCGCCGGGCTCATGGGCGCCATCGTCTGGAACCTCGTCACCTGGCTCCGCGGGCTCCCGTCGAGCTCCAGCCACGCGCTGTTCGGCGGCCTCATCGGCGCGGCCGTCGTGGGCGCGGGCCTCGGCTCGGTCGACTTCGGCGTCGTGCTGTCGAAGGTGATCCTCCCGGCGCTGCTCGCCCCCGCGATCGCCGGCCTCATCGCGTACACGACCACCAAGCTCGCCTACTCGATCACGCGCCGCTCGAGCGGCCCGAACGAGCGCGGCGGCTTCCGCTACGGCCAGATATTCACGTCGTCGCTCGTGGCCCTCGCGCACGGCACGAACGACGCGCAGAAGACCATGGGCATCATCACGCTCACGCTCATCGCGGGCGGCTTCCAGGCGGCGGGCTCCGGCCCCGAGTTCTGGGTCATCGCGGTGTGCGCGGTCGCCATCGCGCTCGGCACGTACATGGGCGGCTGGCGCATCATCCGCACGATGGGATCCGGCCTCACCGAGGTCAAGCCCGCGCAGGGCTTCAGCGCCGAGGCCTCCACCGCGGCCACCATCCTCGCGTCCAGCCACCTCGGCTTCGCGCTCTCGACCACGCAGGTCGCCTCCGGATCCGTCATCGGCTCGGGCCTCGGCCGCCGCGGCGCGTCCGTGCGCTGGAACACGGTCGGCAAGATCGCGCTCGGCTGGTTGCTGACGCTGCCGTCGGCCGCCATCGTGGGCGCGATCGCCGCGTTCGTGGCGAGCACCGGCACGGTCGGCTTCGTCATCGACGCGGTCGTCGGCGTCGCCGTCATCATCTGGATCTTCTGGCGCTCGCGCCGGAACGCGGTCGACGCCCGCAACGCCATCGTCGAGGTGGACGCCGCCGGATTCGCGGTGCGCGGACGCAAGGCCACCAAGGCCGCCCGGAAGGCCAGGGAGGCCGCATGA